In a genomic window of Ranitomeya imitator isolate aRanImi1 chromosome 5, aRanImi1.pri, whole genome shotgun sequence:
- the ZBTB2 gene encoding zinc finger and BTB domain-containing protein 2 has product MDLANHGLILLQQLNAQREFGFLCDCTVAIGDVYFKAHKSVLASFSNYFKMLFVHQTSECVRLKSTDIQPDIFSYLLHLMYTGKMAPQLIDPVRLEQGIKFLHAFPLIQEASLASHGGFSHADQVFPLASSLYGIQIADHQIRPPAKVTTASEKNNRETRPQTTRINQDTLSDNVQLPSSLPAANRTNLTFSETAQAPMSPEPTSSVLPTASTLEENSMEDSPSEEQNSSLTIAHVKPSIMKRNGSFPKYYACHLCGRRFNLRSSLREHLQIHTGIPFISSAGQTEASISPSFCNNGSEIEKESMEAAEAGIISDSDMPQISDSPIIDGQQQAETPPPSDIADIDNLEQADQEREVKRRKYECTICGRKFIQKSHWREHMYIHTGKPFKCSTCDKSFCRANQAARHVCLKSSDTYTVVDKQTLELCSFDESSQMDNMLVQTNKRYKCNLCDKTFSTPNEVVKHTCQGQNSDVFALEDEGKSILLSSGDSEAAESEHSMLTSIKKEQETVLD; this is encoded by the exons ATGGATTTGGCCAACCACGGACTTATACTTCTGCAGCAGTTAAATGCCCAGAGGGAATTTGGGTTCTTGTGTGACTGCACTGTTGCCATTGGTGATGTCTACTTTAAGGCTCACAAATCAGTGCTGGCGTCTTTTTCCAACTATTTCAAGATGCTCTTTGTACACCAGACAAG TGAATGTGTTCGCCTGAAATCAACAGACATCCAGCCGGATATATTTAGTTATCTCCTACACCTGATGTATACTGGAAAAATGGCACCTCAACTCATTGATCCTGTGCGCCTTGAGCAAGGCATAAAATTTTTACATGCCTTTCCATTAATTCAAGAGGCCAGCCTGGCAAGCCATGGTGGGTTTTCACACGCAGATCAAGTTTTCCCTCTTGCATCCTCTCTTTATGGAAttcagatagcagatcatcagataAGACCTCCGGCAAAAGTTACTACTGCATCTGAGAAAAATAACCGTGAGACTCGACCACAGACCACCAGAATTAACCAGGATACGTTGTCGGACAatgtgcagctcccatcatcgCTGCCTGCAGCAAATCGGACAAATTTAACATTTTCTGAGACTGCACAAGCACCTATGTCTCCAGAGCCAACATCTTCTGTTCTTCCTACAGCTTCTACTCTGGAGGAAAACAGCATGGAAGATTCGCCAAGTGAAGAACAAAACTCATCGCTAACTATTGCTCATGTGAAGCCAAGTATCATGAAGAGGAATGGAAGCTTCCCCAAGTATTATGCTTGTCATTTGTGTGGCAGGCGCTTCAATTTAAGAAGCAGCCTACGTGAACACCTTCAGATTCATACAGGAATTCCATTTATCTCCTCCGCTGGGCAGACAGAAGCCAGCATTTCCCCTTCTTTCTGTAACAATGGATCGGAAATTGAAAAAGAATCAATGGAAGCTGCTGAGgccggcatcatcagtgacagtgaTATGCCACAGATCTCAGACTCCCCGATCATTGATGGGCAACAGCAGGCAGAGACACCGCCTCCTTCAGATATAGCAGATATAGATAATTTGGAACAAGCTGACCAGGAAAGAGAAGTCAAACGTAGAAAGTATGAGTGCACCATTTGTGGTCGCAAGTTTATCCAGAAAAGTCATTGGCGGGAGCATATGTACATCCACACTGGCAAGCCATTCAAATGCAGCACCTGCGACAAGAGCTTTTGTAGGGCAAATCAAGCTGCGAGGCACGTGTGTCTAAAGAGCTCTGACACCTACACAGTGGTGGATAAGCAGACTCTAGAGTTATGCTCCTTTGATGAGAGTAGCCAAATGGACAACATGTTAGTTCAAACAAATAAACGGTATAAGTGTAATTTATGTGACAAAACATTTTCTACGCCCAATGAGGTGGTCAAACACACGTGCCAAGGCCAAAATTCAGACGTCTTTGCTCTTGAGGATGAAGGAAAGTCCATCCTGTTAAGTAGTGGGGACTCAGAAGCTGCAGAAAGCGAGCACTCTATGCTGACGAGCATTAAAAAGGAGCAAGAAACTGTATTGGATTAG